The nucleotide sequence AAATGCGCAAAAAGTTGTTTGGCGTGTACTCCGGTATCGGTTCTCCCCGCTCCGGTGACTTTTATTTCCTTCCGAAGTAAGGTCGAAAGCGAACGTTCTATAACCTCCTGTACACTAATTGCATCCGGCTGAATTTGCCAACCGTGATAGTTCTTTCCGTTATAAGCTATTTCAATAAAATATCGCAAGAAAATGATTTGAGAAGACAAAATTACAACTTAAGGGTTTAAAATGCATCAATTAGAAACCGAAAATTCGTAATACCTTAGCGGTGTAATCTCAGTTTTAAAAGTTTGAAAAAAATACTGCTCCTTAGTGACACTCATGGTTATATGGATGAAGCCATACTAAAACATGTCGAACAGGCCGATGAAGTTTGGCATGCCGGAGATATTGGCGATCTTTCAGTGACCGACCAAATTAAACAACGAAAACCTTTACGTGCGGTCTATGGAAATATAGACGGAAACAAAGCCAGAATGGAATTTCCACTTCACAATCGTTTTACTCTGGAGGGCGTAGATGTTTGGATCACCCACATTGGCGGATATCCGGGACGGTATGCTGCTGAAGTTAGAGATCGTATAAAAAGCGATCCTCCCATGCTTTTCATTTCGGGCCATTCTCACATCCTGAAAGTCATGAATGACAAAAAACTTAAATTATTGCACATGAATCCCGGAGCTGTGGGAAAACACGGTTTTCAGCAAGTGCGTACCATGTTGCGATTTGCACTTGACAATGGAAAAATTCAGCAATTGGAAGTGATTGAATTTAAAAGATAAAACCCCCAAAGGTGGCATCCTTTGAGGGTTTTGCACTAATATACTAAGCAATAGTTTTAACGCAACCGATCCACAGATTTTACGAGGTCCTCATCCCTTTTGATGGCCTTATTGGCCAGCACTAAAAAAACGATAGAAATGATAGGAAGTAGCACCCCAATACCCTTCTCCGAGACTAAAGTCTCTCCGGATAACGTTAGCGATCTGTATACGAAAACTCCCAGTAATACAAAGTTTAATATGATATTCAGGCGGTTTAGCACAAATTGTAATTGCCGCTTTTTATAAGTTAAAATTGAAATAACTGCCAGCGCGATGGATGCGAAAATTAGCCCGAAAACCAAGGGCTCGCTTCGTTCAATAACTGCAATTCCCGCTGCATCTTCTACAGACGGAAACCATAAATAGAGAGCCCCTATGCACAGCATAGCGACGATCATATATACAGTTTGTACGCGTTGTAACATAAATATACCGTTTGGCAGATGCAAAAATACTGTTTCTTTTTAATAAATTTAAATGCAAAATCTAATTTATTGTTGTATACTTGCAGTACCAGTCTGTAACCATTTCAATTTAGGTTACTTAGTCTTCAAAAAATTATTTTCAACTAATTATCCTTCTCAGGAGTAATTATTTATATCACTAAAACATACAGAATTTTAAATGTTCGAAATTTCAGAATTAAAAGCACAAAAGTTGCCTGAACTTCAGGAACTTGCTAAAACGTTGGGCGTGCCAAAATATCGCAGCCTTAAAAAACTAGACCTGGTTTACCAGATATTGGATTATCAGGCAGCAAATCCGAAAGCGGTAAAAGCAGTTGCTACAGATACTAAATCGGCAGCTACTTCCACTCCTTCGGAAAAGACTTCAGAAGAAAAAGAAGTTAAACCGGAAGCAAAAACCGAGAATAAGTCTTCAGACAAAAATACTCCGGCCTCTAAAGCACCTTCAAGAGATAATCGCAATCAGAATCAGAGAAACGATAATCGCAATCAAAAAGGTCAGCAAAAATCACAGTCACAGAAGCCTCATCAGAAACCGCATCAAAAAAGCAATGCAGATGATGATAAACAACGGCCTAAATCTTCCGACAATAAACCGAAACACCAAAAGGATAATCGGCAGCGTGACAACAATCAGAATAAAAACGGAAACAAGGACAATCGCAATCGCTATAAGGAACCCGATTATGAGTTCGACAGTATCATTGAGAGCGAAGGTGTGCTCGATATCATGCAGGATGGCTACGGTTTCTTAAGATCCAGTGATTATAACTATTTATCTTCTCCAGACGATATTTATGTTTCGCAATCGCAAATACGGTTATTCGGACTTAAAACCGGAGATACAGTACTGGGAGAAGTAAGACCCCCAAAAGAAGGGGAGAAATACTTTCCGCTTATTAAAGTGAACAAAATAAACGGCCTCAATCCAAATGTCGTGAGAGACCGGGTTTCTTTTGAGCACCTTACTCCGCTGTTTCCGCAGGAAAAATTTAATATAGCCGAAAGACAAAGTACTATTTCCACACGTATTATAGACCTGTTCGCTCCCATTGGAAAAGGGCAACGTGGAATGATCGTAGCACAGCCTAAAACCGGTAAGACGATGCTCTTAAAGGATATTGCCAATGCAATTGCTGCCAATCATCCCGAAGTGTATCAAATCGTTCTGCTTATAGACGAGCGCCCTGAAGAAGTTACCGATATGCAACGTAATGTTAGCGGTGAAGTGGTTGCCTCTACGTTCGACAAAGAAGCGACCGAACACGTTCGGGTTGCCAATTTGGTGATCGATAAGGCAAAACGTTTGGTGGAATGCGGACACGATGTAGTGATCCTTCTGGATTCTATTACCCGTTTGGCAAGAGCATATAATACGGTTCAACCTGCCAGTGGAAAAATATTAAGTGGTGGTGTGGATGCAAATGCATTACATAAACCTAAACGATTCTTTGGTGCTGCCCGTAATATTGAGAACGGTGGTTCCCTAAGCATCATAGCCACGGCACTTACTGAAACCGGATCGAAAATGGACGAGGTGATCTTTGAAGAATTTAAAGGAACCGGTAATATGGAACTTCAGTTGGATCGAAAGATCTCCAACCGACGAATATTCCCTGCCATCGACCTTACTTCCTCGAGTACGCGTAGAGACGATCTGTTATTAGATGACAACACCATACAGCGAATGTGGGTGATGCGAAAGTATCTTGCCGATATGAACCCTGTAGAAGCCATGGAATTCATAAACGAGCGCTTTAAACAAACCCGTAACAATGAGGAATTCCTCATTTCTATGAACGGTTAAGTCATTTAGAAATCAAAATATATATCCCCCGGTCGAAAGGTCGGGGGATTTTTTTATGCTAATCGTGATGGTTAGTGAGACGTAAATCGTGAATGGTCACGTCGATTGCCTGGCGCAGCCGACGTATCGAGAAGTGTATGTTGGAAAAGATGAACAGTGAGCGGTGAGTCGGATGTCAGATGTCCGAAGTCCGAAGTCCGAAATCCGAAGTCCGAAGTTCGAAGTTCGAAGTTCGAAGTTCGAAGAAGTGAGTATAGAAGCAACGTATTACAGAATAAGTATAAAACCAATTTATATTAATAAACGAAGCTATTCAGAAATAATGTTCGCTCGATCGGAACTGCGTTTTGCGAAGCAAAAATAAAGCATGAAGCGATAAGAGCGCTACATGGTTTTTAGTGAAACTAAAAAGTCTCCTATAGCTTCTTGAAATTTTTGATTCGTTTTTACTCACACATTTATATTTAATATTTTAGAGTTCGTGAATCTACGAATTGGGTCAAGCCAAAAATGAATGAACTAATACAATTCTTTCTAATTTTTAGTACATATATCACATGAGCAGTGAGTCATTTCACGCAAAGGATTGGAAGGATAAATTGTGAATCGTGAATCGACACCTCGAGTTTAAAGTGTGACAAGGTGCATTGAAAAGTGACGGGATACGTGAAAAACATTAAAATCTTAGCATAAAAAAAGCCTTCAATGTACATTGAAGGCTTTTAAAATTCTATCAAAGGATAATTACTCCTTAACTACTTTTTGAGTTAAAGTTCCTCTGTCAGTTTTAAGGTTCAAGATGTAAACACCTCTGCTTAGGTTTGAAGTGTTGATCGCACCATTAACCAACTGAAGTCCTGTATCTTTTCCTAAAACATCATACAACTGAGCGCTCAAGACTTCCACATTTCCTGGAAGATCTACGTTCAATACAGTAGTTGTTGGGTTAGGATAGATAGATACTAACTCAGATAAGTTGTCACCAACACCAAGAATCTCAGTACCTACTAAGTTGATCACGTAAGGCTGAGGAGCACCTGCAACAACAGTGTTCGCATCAGTCCACTCGATACCACATCCTGTGCTTGCTCCACCGGTACCTGTACCATTAGATTTTAACCAAGGTGTGCTGTTTTCACCAGCCATATTAAATCCTGGGAAGAATCGCTGGTTTACTGTAGTTCCTTCGTCCGGACCAAATACTTCAACCACTACAATAGATCCGGCAGGGATCAATTGTACCAATGGAGTAGTGATAAGTGTATTGTCACCAGCAGAAGTTACGATTTGTGACGTAGTTCCAACCAAAGTTAAGGTAGCTGTAGTAAGATCTTCAGAATCTGAAGTATAAATGTTGATGTCCATAGACTTACCGTCATCGGCAGTACTCTGTCCGAATTCAACCGCAGAGATCTCAAAATCACCGGTAATACCAAATGAATTCAAGTCGTACGTTCTTGCAAAGGCATTATCACGGTACTCGCCTGTACCGGAAGACCAACACGCAACACCCGGACTGTCAATAGTAACCGGATCCACACTCTGAGACAATGTAATCTGCGCATTAGTTACCGTAGCAACTAATAATGCAACAATTAATAAAGTAATTTTTTTCATAATAATTATAATTAAAGTTTAATATTGAGTAACAAATATAGAAAAGCAAATTAATTTTTCTTTACAATTTTACTAAATTGTTACACTGTCACCAAGATTTAACATTTCTATTTTGTTTTGAAAGTTTAAATTAAATAAACGCAATTGAAATTAGAAGAATATGTAGTTTTATTAATCATATGTTTACTTAAAAACATTTTCAATCAAAATAAACTACATATTCTATAAAATAATCACTCTATAAACTAGATGCAAATCTTACTAATACTCAATGCATTTAGTCCCGTTCCATACACCACATAGAACGGATTCACAATATAATGCTGGCGGTACAATACATTCTTGCGTACATGTAGTATTAGGAATGGCTCTAAAACAATATTGTGTAAACTCATCAACTTTGATATCGGTAAAATCTATAAATGTGTACGTTTCATTCTCAATATCAATTTTCTCTATTTTTAGATTAATAGAGGTCTCTACGCCTTTTTTAGCTCCAATTACCTGATAATAATACAAATCTCCATTAGAACGAGCGTTCACATAATTTACTTCGTCAAAGTAGCGAACAAAATTCTTTTGAAGTTCCTTGTTCAAATCTTGGTTTATAATAGTTTTAATTAAATCGTCTTCATTAATTAAAATTTTTTCTTCCAAACTTTTTGTTTGGTACAAATCATTTGTTGTAAAGCTGTAAACGGAAAAGCCTAAAACAACAACCATTACGATTAATAGTGCTTTTTTCATCGCGTAAGAATTTAAGTTAATAAAATAAGGGGAGCGGCATAAATTTAATTAAAAACTAATTAATGTTTATGTTTATTTATATTTTTAACACCCTGGTCACTTTTTTACCTACCCATTCATATTCAATTTATGAGAACAATAATATATTTATCAATCTTAATTAGTCTTTTATCGTGCTCCGACTCTAAAGAAAAAATTACCGGTTCAATGACCACTTTATTTGAAGAATCGGGCGGCACC is from Constantimarinum furrinae and encodes:
- the rho gene encoding transcription termination factor Rho, which produces MFEISELKAQKLPELQELAKTLGVPKYRSLKKLDLVYQILDYQAANPKAVKAVATDTKSAATSTPSEKTSEEKEVKPEAKTENKSSDKNTPASKAPSRDNRNQNQRNDNRNQKGQQKSQSQKPHQKPHQKSNADDDKQRPKSSDNKPKHQKDNRQRDNNQNKNGNKDNRNRYKEPDYEFDSIIESEGVLDIMQDGYGFLRSSDYNYLSSPDDIYVSQSQIRLFGLKTGDTVLGEVRPPKEGEKYFPLIKVNKINGLNPNVVRDRVSFEHLTPLFPQEKFNIAERQSTISTRIIDLFAPIGKGQRGMIVAQPKTGKTMLLKDIANAIAANHPEVYQIVLLIDERPEEVTDMQRNVSGEVVASTFDKEATEHVRVANLVIDKAKRLVECGHDVVILLDSITRLARAYNTVQPASGKILSGGVDANALHKPKRFFGAARNIENGGSLSIIATALTETGSKMDEVIFEEFKGTGNMELQLDRKISNRRIFPAIDLTSSSTRRDDLLLDDNTIQRMWVMRKYLADMNPVEAMEFINERFKQTRNNEEFLISMNG
- a CDS encoding metallophosphoesterase family protein; translated protein: MKKILLLSDTHGYMDEAILKHVEQADEVWHAGDIGDLSVTDQIKQRKPLRAVYGNIDGNKARMEFPLHNRFTLEGVDVWITHIGGYPGRYAAEVRDRIKSDPPMLFISGHSHILKVMNDKKLKLLHMNPGAVGKHGFQQVRTMLRFALDNGKIQQLEVIEFKR
- a CDS encoding DUF4293 domain-containing protein, translated to MLQRVQTVYMIVAMLCIGALYLWFPSVEDAAGIAVIERSEPLVFGLIFASIALAVISILTYKKRQLQFVLNRLNIILNFVLLGVFVYRSLTLSGETLVSEKGIGVLLPIISIVFLVLANKAIKRDEDLVKSVDRLR
- a CDS encoding T9SS type A sorting domain-containing protein codes for the protein MKKITLLIVALLVATVTNAQITLSQSVDPVTIDSPGVACWSSGTGEYRDNAFARTYDLNSFGITGDFEISAVEFGQSTADDGKSMDINIYTSDSEDLTTATLTLVGTTSQIVTSAGDNTLITTPLVQLIPAGSIVVVEVFGPDEGTTVNQRFFPGFNMAGENSTPWLKSNGTGTGGASTGCGIEWTDANTVVAGAPQPYVINLVGTEILGVGDNLSELVSIYPNPTTTVLNVDLPGNVEVLSAQLYDVLGKDTGLQLVNGAINTSNLSRGVYILNLKTDRGTLTQKVVKE